One region of Gossypium raimondii isolate GPD5lz chromosome 6, ASM2569854v1, whole genome shotgun sequence genomic DNA includes:
- the LOC105772610 gene encoding probable BOI-related E3 ubiquitin-protein ligase 2, with amino-acid sequence MVVQSQLYPENLGLLPWPMCALQDWMPPIPAPPQPVFCFSLQQPSQNTLPFHIQQNAHNLASTSSPSSSSLSMCDNFVSMTLSQALDAQLEVQRQELDCILHFQNERLKSVLREQRRRQLGTLLKTMEWKALYLMKRKEEDLARATKKTMELEACLKKAEMESEWWERLAKANEAMVMGLSNTMEQVKEELIRVSNKNTAEDTESHCCGSCDQRDDQQGEKKSKKVACKHCRFRSSCVLFLPCRHLCSCISCEAFLDSCPVCKSVKEASMNVFWV; translated from the exons ATGGTTGTTCAATCACAGTTGTATCCTGAAAACTTGGGTTTACTACCTTGGCCCATGTGCGCCCTTCAGGATTGGATGCCACCAATCCCTGCACCACCTCAGCCTGTTTTTTGTTTCAGTCTTCAACAACCTTCTCAAAATACGCTTCCTTTTCATATACAACAAAACGCTCACAACTTGGCTTCTACTTCTTCTCCATCGTCGTCTTCGTTGTCAATGTGTGATAATTTTGTCTCAATGACACTTTCTCAAGCTTTAGATGCTCAACTTGAGGTGCAAAGGCAGGAACTTGATTGCATTCTTCATTTTCAG AATGAGAGGCTAAAATCTGTATTACGAGAGCAAAGGAGGCGACAGCTAGGCACGCTACTAAAGACCATGGAATGGAAGGCTTTATATTTGATGAAGCGAAAAGAAGAAGACTTGGCACGagcaacaaagaaaacaatGGAGCTCGAAGCTTGCTTGAAGAAAGCCGAAATGGAGAGCGAGTGGTGGGAAAGGCTTGCCAAAGCAAATGAAGCAATGGTTATGGGTTTAAGCAACACAATGGAACAGGTCAAAGAGGAGCTAATCAGGGTCAGCAATAAAAATACAGCCGAAGATACCGAGTCCCATTGCTGCGGCTCATGCGATCAAAGAGATGATCAACAAGGAGAAAAGAAGAGCAAAAAGGTTGCTTGCAAACACTGCAGGTTTAGGAGCTCGTGCGTTCTGTTCCTACCTTGCAGACACCTTTGCTCGTGCATCTCTTGTGAAGCTTTCCTTGATTCTTGTCCTGTCTGTAAATCTGTAAAGGAGGCTAGCATGAACGTATTTTGGGTTTAA
- the LOC105772615 gene encoding uncharacterized protein LOC105772615, producing the protein MAISDVVVGNLLIIYVAVIAGIKAYGLVCGRNFGGWFVLMASTTVVGLILVGALTWDVSRKATQAISGEDQDAGSLQVHEMCKGGICWHGVAVRFPASQLRFSLPQQIPYGSL; encoded by the coding sequence ATGGCGATATCGGATGTGGTGGTTGGGAATTTGCTGATCATATACGTGGCGGTTATAGCGGGGATAAAGGCGTACGGTTTAGTGTGTGGGAGGAATTTCGGTGGTTGGTTTGTGTTGATGGCGTCGACTACGGTGGTGGGTCTGATCTTGGTCGGGGCTTTGACGTGGGACGTCAGTCGTAAAGCCACGCAAGCAATTTCCGGTGAGGATCAAGATGCTGGTTCCCTTCAAGTTCACGAGATGTGTAAAGGTGGTATTTGCTGGCACGGCGTGGCTGTCCGGTTCCCTGCTTCTCAACTCCGGTTCAGCCTCCCTCAACAAATTCCATACGGTTCTttgtaa
- the LOC105772613 gene encoding rac-like GTP-binding protein 5 produces MSASRFIKCVTVGDGAVGKTCLLISYTSNTFPTDYVPTVFDNFSANVVVDGSTVNLGLWDTAGQEDYNRLRPLSYRGADVFILAFSLISKASYENVTKKWIPELKHYAPGVPIVLVGTKLDLRDDQQFFVDHPGAVLISTAQGEELRKQVGSSAYIECSSKTQQNVKAVFDSAIKVVLQPPKKSKKKKAHGGCSIL; encoded by the exons ATGAGCGCCTCCAGATTCATAAAGTGTGTTACTGTCGGCGATGGTGCTGTCGGCAAAACTTGCTTGCTTATTTCCTACACCAGCAACACTTTCCCTACG GATTATGTCCCTACTGTTTTCGACAATTTCAGTGCAAATGTTGTTGTGGATGGCAGCACTGTCAACTTAGGTTTATGGGATACTGctg GTCAAGAGGATTACAATAGATTGAGACCATTAAGCTATCGTGGGGCCGATGTCTTTATTCTTGCATTTTCCCTCATCAGCAAGGCTAGTTACGAAAATGTTACAAAGAAG TGGATTCCTGAATTAAAGCATTATGCACCTGGTGTTCCGATAGTTCTTGTTGGAACTAAGCTTG ATCTCCGGGATGATCAGCAATTCTTTGTAGACCATCCTGGTGCAGTGCTCATTTCTACAGCTCAG GGTGAAGAATTAAGGAAACAGGTAGGGTCTTCTGCCTACATCGAGTGTAGTTCAAAAACACAGCAG AATGTGAAGGCAGTTTTTGATTCAGCTATTAAGGTAGTGCTTCAGCCTCCGAAGAAAAGCAAGAAGAAAAAGGCACATGGTGGTTGCTCAATATTGTGA
- the LOC105772196 gene encoding ABC transporter B family member 13 isoform X1, giving the protein MEEIELSHHQESVPKPEQSSDLTRRKPVSFLRLFSAADKLDCALMVFGSLGACIHGAALPVFFVMFGRMIDSLGHLSSDPHKLSAQVSEHAIYLVYLGLVVFASAWIGVAFWMQTGERQTARLRLKYLQSVLRKDISFFDTEARASNIIFHISSDAILVQDAIGDKTGHAFRYLSQFIVGFAIGFTSVWQLTLLTLAVVPLIAIAGGAYTIIMSTLSEKGEAAYSEAGKIAEEVNCIHLIYETHNSKVQETPCSFSFGMILLYGVDFSFLLVQVISQIRTVYAFVGEERAVKAYSSSLKNALKMGKRSGLAKGVGVGFTYGLLFCAWAFLLWYAGILVRHSKTNGGKAFTTIINVIFSGFALGQAAPNLAAIAKGRAAAANIFSMIDTDSKPSGQTDGETILPEVVGKIEFREVCFAYPSRPGTVFEKLSFSIDAGKTFAVVGPSGSGKSTIISMVQRFYDPTSGSILLDGYDLKNLQLKWLREQMGLVGQEPALFDTTIADNILLGKEDADMEQVILAAKAANAHSFIEELPNSYNTQVGEGGTQLSGGQKQRIAIARAVLRNPKILLLDEATSALDAESELIVQQALDKIVSSRSTIIVAHRLSTIRDVDTIIVLKNGQVVESGSHMDLMSKKGEYAALVSLQISENTEISSSICHSDVSESSSFRQPQDSQNLGQDSRPITAIELEQSCQNSSQQSSASNPSIWELLKLNAPEWPYALLGSVGAILAGMEAPLFAFGITHVLTAFYSPDDIQIKEEVKRVALIFVGLAILTIPIYMLQHYFYTLMGENLTARVRLSMFSAILSNEVGWFDLDENNTGSLTAALAADATLVRSALADRLSTIVQNVALTVTAFVIAFALSWRIASVIIASFPLLIGASITEQLFLKGFGGNYSHTYSRATAVAREAIVNIRTVAAFGVEDRISIKFASELNQPKKQACLRGHISGFGYGVSQLFAFCSYALGLWYASVLIKQNKSNFGDVMKSFMVLIITALAVAETLALTPDLVKGSQALGSVFGILHRKTSIEPNDSTSNVVTEIKGDIEFRNVSFKYPMRPDVTIFDKLNLKTSAGKSLAVVGQSGSGKSTVIALIMRFYDPVSGAVVIDGYNIKALNLRSLRLRMSLVQQEPALFSTTIYENIKYGKEDASEIEIMKAARAAHAHRFISRMPEGYQTHVGNRGVQLSGGQKQRVAIARAILRNPSILLLDEATSALDSESEKLVQEALDNLMEGRTTIIVAHRLSTIRNSDSIAVLEQGKVLEIGSHEQLTKKPGSVYKQLVSLQQ; this is encoded by the exons ATGGAAGAAATAGAGCTGAGTCACCACCAGGAATCGGTTCCGAAACCGGAGCAATCGTCGGATTTGACAAGAAGGAAACCTGTTTCATTCCTCCGTCTTTTTTCAGCTGCTGATAAATTAGATTGTGCCTTGATGGTTTTTGGGAGTTTAGGGGCGTGCATACATGGGGCTGCTCTTCCAGTGTTCTTTGTTATGTTTGGTCGCATGATAGATTCTTTAGGGCATTTGTCTTCGGATCCTCACAAGCTGTCTGCTCAGGTTTCTGAG CATGCTATTTACTTGGTCTACCTTGGCCTCGTCGTTTTCGCATCGGCATGGATAG GTGTTGCATTCTGGATGCAAACCGGGGAGAGACAGACGGCTCGTTTGCGACTGAAATACCTTCAGTCGGTCTTAAGAAAAGATATAAGCTTCTTTGACACTGAAGCTAGAGCttctaacataatttttcatatcTCAAGTGATGCAATCCTTGTCCAGGATGCCATAGGTGACAAG ACAGGCCATGCTTTCCGTTACCTTTCTCAATTTATCGTTGGTTTCGCCATTGGGTTTACATCTGTATGGCAGCTTACACTACTCACCTTAGCTGTAGTTCCACTGATAGCCATTGCAGGCGGAGCTTATACTATAATTATGTCAACTCTATCCGAAAAAGGCGAGGCTGCTTATTCCGAAGCTGGGAAGATTGCCGAAGAGGTAAATTGCATACACCTTATATATGAAACACACAATTCCAAGGTTCAAGAAACACCATGCTCTTTTAGTTTTGGAATGATATTGCTCTATGGGGTagatttttctttccttttggtACAGGTTATTTCGCAGATTCGTACAGTATACGCATTTGTAGGAGAGGAAAGAGCAGTTAAAGCATACTCTAGTTCACTTAAAAATGCTCTTAAAATGGGGAAGAGAAGTGGACTTGCAAAGGGGGTAGGTGTTGGATTTACATATGGTCTGCTGTTCTGTGCATGGGCCTTTCTTCTTTGGTATGCCGGCATACTCGTCAGACACAGTAAAACAAACGGAGGGAAAGCGTTTACAACGATTATCAATGTCATTTTCAGTGGATT TGCTTTAGGCCAAGCAGCACCAAACCTTGCTGCCATTGCTAAAGGCCGGGCAGCTGCTGCCAATATCTTCAGCATGATAGATACTGACTCAAAGCCTTCAGGACAGACAGATGGTGAAACTATTTTGCCAGAAGTAGTTGGAAAAATCGAGTTCCGTGAGGTCTGTTTTGCTTATCCGTCTCGGCCTGGCACGGTGTTTGAGAAATTAAGTTTCTCAATAGATGCTGGGAAGACGTTTGCAGTTGTTGGTCCTAGTGGTTCAGGAAAGAGTACCATCATTTCCATGGTTCAACGTTTCTATGATCCCACTTCAG GTTCTATATTATTGGATGGATATGATCTTAAGAATCTGCAGCTAAAATGGTTGAGAGAACAAATGGGATTGGTCGGTCAAGAACCAGCACTGTTCGACACGACAATAGCCGATAACATCCTACTTGGTAAAGAAGATGCAGATATGGAGCAAGTTATATTAGCTGCCAAAGCTGCTAATGCACATTCTTTCATTGAAGAACTACCTAATAGTTATAATACACAG GTTGGAGAAGGAGGAACTCAGCTTTCTGGAGGTCAAAAACAAAGAATTGCTATAGCAAGAGCAGTGCTGAGGAACCCCAAGATACTGCTTCTTGACGAGGCTACAAGTGCTCTTGATGcagaatctgaactcatagttCAACAGGCACTAGATAAGATAGTGTCAAGTCGATCAACGATCATCGTGGCGCATCGATTATCCACTATTCGAGATGTTGACACTATCATCGTTTTGAAGAATGGACAGGTTGTTGAGAGTGGGAGCCACATGGATTTGATGTCTAAGAAAGGAGAATATGCGGCTTTGGTTAGCTTGCAAATATCAGAAAACACTGAAATTTCGAGCTCTATATGTCATTCCGATGTTTCCGAAAGTTCTAGCTTTCGACAACCTCAAGACAGTCAAAATCTGGGGCAGGATTCGAGACCAATTACAGCAATAGAATTGGAGCAAAGTTGTCAAAACTCATCTCAGCAAAGTTCTGCTTCTAATCCATCAATATGGGAACTACTTAAATTAAATGCACCGGAATGGCCATATGCGCTACTTGGCTCGGTTGGTGCAATTCTGGCCGGCATGGAAGCTCCGCTATTTGCCTTCGGAATCACGCATGTCTTGACTGCATTTTACTCTCCTGATGATATTCAAATCAAGGAAGAGGTTAAAAGAGTGGCTCTTATATTTGTTGGTCTGGCTATTCTTACCATTCCTATATATATGTTGCAACACTACTTCTATACCTTAATGGGGGAGAACCTTACGGCTCGTGTCCGTTTATCGATGTTCTCAG CTATCCTTTCCAATGAGGTTGGTTGGTTTGATTTGGATGAGAACAATACTGGCTCATTGACAGCAGCTTTAGCTGCAGATGCAACCCTCGTGCGAAGTGCTTTAGCTGATCGGCTATCCACAATCGTGCAGAACGTAGCACTTACCGTGACAGCATTTGTAATAGCATTTGCTTTAAGTTGGCGTATCGCATCTGTTATCATTGCCTCCTTTCCTTTACTCATAGGTGCATCCATAACTGAG CAACTGTTTCTTAAGGGGTTCGGAGGGAATTACAGCCATACGTACTCTAGAGCAACTGCTGTGGCACGTGAAGCAATTGTTAACATTCGTACTGTGGCTGCATTTGGTGTTGAAGACCGGATTTCGATCAAGTTTGCCTCTGAATTAAACCAACCGAAAAAGCAAGCATGCTTACGAGGTCATATATCGGGTTTTGGATACGGCGTATCACAGCTCTTTGCATTCTGTTCCTACGCACTTGGCCTTTGGTATGCATCGGTGCTAATCAAGCAAAACAAATCTAACTTCGGAGATGTCATGAAGTCCTTCATGGTTTTGATAATCACAGCACTGGCAGTAGCAGAAACACTAGCTCTCACACCAGATCTCGTTAAAGGGTCGCAAGCACTCGGGTCCGTTTTCGGTATTCTTCATAGGAAAACATCAATAGAGCCAAATGATTCCACATCAAACGTAGTAACCGAGATCAAAGGTGACATAGAGTTCAGAAATGTTAGTTTCAAGTACCCAATGAGACCTGATGTAACCATTTTTGACAAGTTAAACCTGAAAACTTCAGCTGGAAAAAGTCTAGCCGTAGTTGGACAAAGCGGGTCAGGGAAAAGCACAGTGATTGCATTAATTATGCGGTTTTACGACCCCGTTTCCGGGGCAGTTGTGATCGATGGCTACAATATTAAGGCACTAAACTTAAGGTCTCTAAGGTTAAGAATGAGTTTAGTCCAGCAAGAGCCTGCACTGTTCTCAACCACAATATACGAAAACATCAAGTATGGCAAAGAGGATGCATCAGAGATTGAGATAATGAAAGCAGCAAGAGCAGCTCATGCTCATCGATTCATTAGCCGAATGCCTGAAGGGTACCAAACCCACGTCGGCAATCGAGGTGTCCAGTTATCGGGTGGCCAAAAGCAGAGAGTGGCAATTGCTAGAGCAATACTAAGGAACCCTTCCATTCTTCTCCTAGATGAAGCCACAAGTGCATTGGACTCGGAATCTGAGAAACTAGTTCAAGAAGCTCTGGATAATCTCATGGAAGGTCGTACCACAATCATCGTAGCGCATCGGTTATCGACTATACGTAATTCGGACAGCATTGCGGTGTTGGAACAAGGGAAGGTACTTGAAATTGGCAGCCATGAACAACTGACGAAGAAACCAGGCAGTGTTTATAAACAGTTGGTCAGTTTACAACAGTAA
- the LOC105772196 gene encoding ABC transporter B family member 13 isoform X2: protein MEEIELSHHQESVPKPEQSSDLTRRKPVSFLRLFSAADKLDCALMVFGSLGACIHGAALPVFFVMFGRMIDSLGHLSSDPHKLSAQVSEHAIYLVYLGLVVFASAWIGVAFWMQTGERQTARLRLKYLQSVLRKDISFFDTEARASNIIFHISSDAILVQDAIGDKTGHAFRYLSQFIVGFAIGFTSVWQLTLLTLAVVPLIAIAGGAYTIIMSTLSEKGEAAYSEAGKIAEEVISQIRTVYAFVGEERAVKAYSSSLKNALKMGKRSGLAKGVGVGFTYGLLFCAWAFLLWYAGILVRHSKTNGGKAFTTIINVIFSGFALGQAAPNLAAIAKGRAAAANIFSMIDTDSKPSGQTDGETILPEVVGKIEFREVCFAYPSRPGTVFEKLSFSIDAGKTFAVVGPSGSGKSTIISMVQRFYDPTSGSILLDGYDLKNLQLKWLREQMGLVGQEPALFDTTIADNILLGKEDADMEQVILAAKAANAHSFIEELPNSYNTQVGEGGTQLSGGQKQRIAIARAVLRNPKILLLDEATSALDAESELIVQQALDKIVSSRSTIIVAHRLSTIRDVDTIIVLKNGQVVESGSHMDLMSKKGEYAALVSLQISENTEISSSICHSDVSESSSFRQPQDSQNLGQDSRPITAIELEQSCQNSSQQSSASNPSIWELLKLNAPEWPYALLGSVGAILAGMEAPLFAFGITHVLTAFYSPDDIQIKEEVKRVALIFVGLAILTIPIYMLQHYFYTLMGENLTARVRLSMFSAILSNEVGWFDLDENNTGSLTAALAADATLVRSALADRLSTIVQNVALTVTAFVIAFALSWRIASVIIASFPLLIGASITEQLFLKGFGGNYSHTYSRATAVAREAIVNIRTVAAFGVEDRISIKFASELNQPKKQACLRGHISGFGYGVSQLFAFCSYALGLWYASVLIKQNKSNFGDVMKSFMVLIITALAVAETLALTPDLVKGSQALGSVFGILHRKTSIEPNDSTSNVVTEIKGDIEFRNVSFKYPMRPDVTIFDKLNLKTSAGKSLAVVGQSGSGKSTVIALIMRFYDPVSGAVVIDGYNIKALNLRSLRLRMSLVQQEPALFSTTIYENIKYGKEDASEIEIMKAARAAHAHRFISRMPEGYQTHVGNRGVQLSGGQKQRVAIARAILRNPSILLLDEATSALDSESEKLVQEALDNLMEGRTTIIVAHRLSTIRNSDSIAVLEQGKVLEIGSHEQLTKKPGSVYKQLVSLQQ from the exons ATGGAAGAAATAGAGCTGAGTCACCACCAGGAATCGGTTCCGAAACCGGAGCAATCGTCGGATTTGACAAGAAGGAAACCTGTTTCATTCCTCCGTCTTTTTTCAGCTGCTGATAAATTAGATTGTGCCTTGATGGTTTTTGGGAGTTTAGGGGCGTGCATACATGGGGCTGCTCTTCCAGTGTTCTTTGTTATGTTTGGTCGCATGATAGATTCTTTAGGGCATTTGTCTTCGGATCCTCACAAGCTGTCTGCTCAGGTTTCTGAG CATGCTATTTACTTGGTCTACCTTGGCCTCGTCGTTTTCGCATCGGCATGGATAG GTGTTGCATTCTGGATGCAAACCGGGGAGAGACAGACGGCTCGTTTGCGACTGAAATACCTTCAGTCGGTCTTAAGAAAAGATATAAGCTTCTTTGACACTGAAGCTAGAGCttctaacataatttttcatatcTCAAGTGATGCAATCCTTGTCCAGGATGCCATAGGTGACAAG ACAGGCCATGCTTTCCGTTACCTTTCTCAATTTATCGTTGGTTTCGCCATTGGGTTTACATCTGTATGGCAGCTTACACTACTCACCTTAGCTGTAGTTCCACTGATAGCCATTGCAGGCGGAGCTTATACTATAATTATGTCAACTCTATCCGAAAAAGGCGAGGCTGCTTATTCCGAAGCTGGGAAGATTGCCGAAGAG GTTATTTCGCAGATTCGTACAGTATACGCATTTGTAGGAGAGGAAAGAGCAGTTAAAGCATACTCTAGTTCACTTAAAAATGCTCTTAAAATGGGGAAGAGAAGTGGACTTGCAAAGGGGGTAGGTGTTGGATTTACATATGGTCTGCTGTTCTGTGCATGGGCCTTTCTTCTTTGGTATGCCGGCATACTCGTCAGACACAGTAAAACAAACGGAGGGAAAGCGTTTACAACGATTATCAATGTCATTTTCAGTGGATT TGCTTTAGGCCAAGCAGCACCAAACCTTGCTGCCATTGCTAAAGGCCGGGCAGCTGCTGCCAATATCTTCAGCATGATAGATACTGACTCAAAGCCTTCAGGACAGACAGATGGTGAAACTATTTTGCCAGAAGTAGTTGGAAAAATCGAGTTCCGTGAGGTCTGTTTTGCTTATCCGTCTCGGCCTGGCACGGTGTTTGAGAAATTAAGTTTCTCAATAGATGCTGGGAAGACGTTTGCAGTTGTTGGTCCTAGTGGTTCAGGAAAGAGTACCATCATTTCCATGGTTCAACGTTTCTATGATCCCACTTCAG GTTCTATATTATTGGATGGATATGATCTTAAGAATCTGCAGCTAAAATGGTTGAGAGAACAAATGGGATTGGTCGGTCAAGAACCAGCACTGTTCGACACGACAATAGCCGATAACATCCTACTTGGTAAAGAAGATGCAGATATGGAGCAAGTTATATTAGCTGCCAAAGCTGCTAATGCACATTCTTTCATTGAAGAACTACCTAATAGTTATAATACACAG GTTGGAGAAGGAGGAACTCAGCTTTCTGGAGGTCAAAAACAAAGAATTGCTATAGCAAGAGCAGTGCTGAGGAACCCCAAGATACTGCTTCTTGACGAGGCTACAAGTGCTCTTGATGcagaatctgaactcatagttCAACAGGCACTAGATAAGATAGTGTCAAGTCGATCAACGATCATCGTGGCGCATCGATTATCCACTATTCGAGATGTTGACACTATCATCGTTTTGAAGAATGGACAGGTTGTTGAGAGTGGGAGCCACATGGATTTGATGTCTAAGAAAGGAGAATATGCGGCTTTGGTTAGCTTGCAAATATCAGAAAACACTGAAATTTCGAGCTCTATATGTCATTCCGATGTTTCCGAAAGTTCTAGCTTTCGACAACCTCAAGACAGTCAAAATCTGGGGCAGGATTCGAGACCAATTACAGCAATAGAATTGGAGCAAAGTTGTCAAAACTCATCTCAGCAAAGTTCTGCTTCTAATCCATCAATATGGGAACTACTTAAATTAAATGCACCGGAATGGCCATATGCGCTACTTGGCTCGGTTGGTGCAATTCTGGCCGGCATGGAAGCTCCGCTATTTGCCTTCGGAATCACGCATGTCTTGACTGCATTTTACTCTCCTGATGATATTCAAATCAAGGAAGAGGTTAAAAGAGTGGCTCTTATATTTGTTGGTCTGGCTATTCTTACCATTCCTATATATATGTTGCAACACTACTTCTATACCTTAATGGGGGAGAACCTTACGGCTCGTGTCCGTTTATCGATGTTCTCAG CTATCCTTTCCAATGAGGTTGGTTGGTTTGATTTGGATGAGAACAATACTGGCTCATTGACAGCAGCTTTAGCTGCAGATGCAACCCTCGTGCGAAGTGCTTTAGCTGATCGGCTATCCACAATCGTGCAGAACGTAGCACTTACCGTGACAGCATTTGTAATAGCATTTGCTTTAAGTTGGCGTATCGCATCTGTTATCATTGCCTCCTTTCCTTTACTCATAGGTGCATCCATAACTGAG CAACTGTTTCTTAAGGGGTTCGGAGGGAATTACAGCCATACGTACTCTAGAGCAACTGCTGTGGCACGTGAAGCAATTGTTAACATTCGTACTGTGGCTGCATTTGGTGTTGAAGACCGGATTTCGATCAAGTTTGCCTCTGAATTAAACCAACCGAAAAAGCAAGCATGCTTACGAGGTCATATATCGGGTTTTGGATACGGCGTATCACAGCTCTTTGCATTCTGTTCCTACGCACTTGGCCTTTGGTATGCATCGGTGCTAATCAAGCAAAACAAATCTAACTTCGGAGATGTCATGAAGTCCTTCATGGTTTTGATAATCACAGCACTGGCAGTAGCAGAAACACTAGCTCTCACACCAGATCTCGTTAAAGGGTCGCAAGCACTCGGGTCCGTTTTCGGTATTCTTCATAGGAAAACATCAATAGAGCCAAATGATTCCACATCAAACGTAGTAACCGAGATCAAAGGTGACATAGAGTTCAGAAATGTTAGTTTCAAGTACCCAATGAGACCTGATGTAACCATTTTTGACAAGTTAAACCTGAAAACTTCAGCTGGAAAAAGTCTAGCCGTAGTTGGACAAAGCGGGTCAGGGAAAAGCACAGTGATTGCATTAATTATGCGGTTTTACGACCCCGTTTCCGGGGCAGTTGTGATCGATGGCTACAATATTAAGGCACTAAACTTAAGGTCTCTAAGGTTAAGAATGAGTTTAGTCCAGCAAGAGCCTGCACTGTTCTCAACCACAATATACGAAAACATCAAGTATGGCAAAGAGGATGCATCAGAGATTGAGATAATGAAAGCAGCAAGAGCAGCTCATGCTCATCGATTCATTAGCCGAATGCCTGAAGGGTACCAAACCCACGTCGGCAATCGAGGTGTCCAGTTATCGGGTGGCCAAAAGCAGAGAGTGGCAATTGCTAGAGCAATACTAAGGAACCCTTCCATTCTTCTCCTAGATGAAGCCACAAGTGCATTGGACTCGGAATCTGAGAAACTAGTTCAAGAAGCTCTGGATAATCTCATGGAAGGTCGTACCACAATCATCGTAGCGCATCGGTTATCGACTATACGTAATTCGGACAGCATTGCGGTGTTGGAACAAGGGAAGGTACTTGAAATTGGCAGCCATGAACAACTGACGAAGAAACCAGGCAGTGTTTATAAACAGTTGGTCAGTTTACAACAGTAA
- the LOC105772199 gene encoding DNA-directed RNA polymerase I subunit RPA12, with amino-acid sequence MAYSQARDFMFCNLCGTMLSLVSPKIAECSLCRSKTSAKGIVGREIGYTLTVEDIRRDLGISHAAEEMTTKESAALIKQTCKSCGNAELEYTTRQMRSADEGQTVFLVCPKCKARDTEN; translated from the exons ATGGCGTATTCTCAAGCACGAGACTTCATGTTCTGTAACTTGTGTGGTACGATGCTGTCTTTGGTTTCACCTAAGATTGCTGAATGCTCTTTGTGTAGATCTAAAACTAGTGCTAAAG GTATTGTGGGACGAGAAATCGGCTACACACTCACTGTTGAG GATATCCGGAGAGACCTTGGCATCTCACATGCTGCGGAAGAGATGACGACAAAAGAATCAGCTGCG TTGATCAAGCAGACTTGTAAATCCTGTGGAAACGCAGAGCTTGAGTACACTACCCGACAA ATGAGATCAGCAGATGAAGGGCAGACTGTATTCCTTGTATGCCCGAAGTGTAAAGCAAGGGATACCGAAAATTGA